In Bradyrhizobium sp. 1(2017), one DNA window encodes the following:
- a CDS encoding universal stress protein encodes MTYATVMVSLALNQSNEARLQVAGELAERFEAAIVGVAAAQFAPPLYFTDGAEAQALIDEGEASVKRRLAGLEAQFRAAMKNRGGHAEWRSAVDFPSRFVLAQARCADIVVSGGHSPAFSDAFALASPKDLVMQAGRPLLVVPDQANWLDLRSVLVGWKDTPEARRAVADALPMLRKARDVTIAAILERDDDRAVVMAGVTDVAAWLARHGITATARVSEGARNETAAAQLEKVAGDVGAGLIVAGAYGHSRFRELIMGGVTQHLVTRSARLVLLSH; translated from the coding sequence ATGACATACGCGACCGTGATGGTCAGCCTGGCACTCAACCAGTCCAACGAGGCGCGCCTTCAGGTCGCAGGCGAGCTCGCCGAACGATTCGAGGCGGCCATTGTCGGGGTTGCCGCGGCACAGTTCGCACCGCCGCTCTATTTCACCGACGGTGCCGAGGCGCAAGCGCTGATCGACGAGGGCGAAGCCTCCGTCAAGCGGCGGCTTGCCGGTCTCGAGGCGCAATTCCGTGCCGCCATGAAGAATCGCGGTGGACATGCGGAATGGCGCAGCGCCGTGGATTTCCCTTCGCGATTCGTGCTGGCGCAGGCGCGCTGCGCCGACATCGTCGTGAGCGGCGGACACAGCCCGGCCTTCTCCGACGCCTTTGCGCTCGCAAGCCCCAAGGACCTGGTGATGCAGGCAGGCCGCCCGCTGCTCGTCGTCCCCGATCAGGCCAACTGGCTCGACCTGCGCAGCGTGCTGGTGGGGTGGAAGGACACGCCGGAGGCGCGCCGGGCGGTCGCCGACGCGCTGCCGATGCTGCGCAAGGCGAGGGACGTCACCATCGCCGCGATTCTGGAGCGGGATGACGACCGCGCGGTCGTGATGGCCGGCGTCACCGACGTTGCCGCCTGGCTCGCCCGTCACGGCATCACCGCGACGGCGCGCGTGTCGGAGGGCGCGCGGAACGAAACCGCCGCCGCGCAATTGGAGAAGGTTGCAGGCGATGTTGGCGCCGGCCTGATCGTTGCCGGCGCCTATGGTCATTCGAGGTTTCGTGAGCTGATCATGGGCGGCGTCACCCAGCATCTGGTCACTCGATCTGCCCGTCTGGTGCTGTTGTCACACTGA
- a CDS encoding HPP family protein has protein sequence MYRFLEQTVDGYMTRDVRTVQRDHDLLALSEMFEADDFNSYPVVDDGQVVGIVTKFDILKCFAFTPSQMLPRYHDLMSRKIGDVMTPEFIYVSPDTRLTRVLQIMVEHRIRSIIVLDGTQKLAGIIAREDVIAALKATAGE, from the coding sequence GTGTACCGATTTCTTGAACAGACCGTCGACGGCTACATGACGCGCGACGTCCGGACCGTGCAGCGCGACCACGACCTGCTCGCGCTCAGCGAGATGTTCGAGGCCGACGATTTCAACTCCTATCCGGTCGTGGACGACGGACAGGTGGTCGGCATCGTCACCAAGTTCGACATCCTGAAATGCTTCGCCTTCACGCCGAGCCAGATGCTGCCGCGCTATCACGACCTGATGAGCCGCAAGATCGGCGACGTCATGACGCCCGAGTTCATCTATGTCAGCCCCGACACGCGGCTGACGCGCGTGCTCCAGATCATGGTCGAGCACCGCATCAGGAGCATCATTGTGCTCGACGGCACCCAGAAGCTGGCCGGAATCATCGCCCGCGAGGACGTCATCGCGGCACTCAAGGCGACGGCGGGGGAGTGA
- a CDS encoding integrase core domain-containing protein has protein sequence MDQRIKFIADQRSGLWTMTELCDRYEISRKTGYKWLERYRLEGPGGLAERSHAARVHGRATPRHIVDAIVGLRLERPSWGPRKIVSRLEARQGDVDWPSASTAGEILKRAGLVSSRRVRRRAPPRMGQLTVPRHANHVWALDHKGWIRLGDGSRVEPFTVTDGFSRYLISLAATGSTQYGECQPLLERAFREYGLPQIIRSDNGSPFASTGTTGLTALSVWWIKLGIRHERIDPGHPQQNGRHERFHLTLLEAMRPPPPTRAAQARRFSAFARDYNEERPHEALGQRPPASCYQPSPREMPRRLPKPDYPSEAAVRQVRSNGEIKWRGDLIHICSALGGEAVAVEETEDGAWQVRFFDVPIGIIDQQTRKLRRCASAAPQLIKS, from the coding sequence ATGGACCAACGGATTAAGTTCATCGCGGATCAGCGAAGCGGATTGTGGACGATGACGGAGCTTTGCGACCGCTACGAGATCAGTCGCAAGACCGGTTACAAATGGTTGGAACGCTACCGGCTGGAGGGGCCTGGGGGGCTTGCGGAACGCTCCCACGCCGCGCGGGTGCATGGGCGCGCGACACCACGGCACATCGTGGATGCGATCGTGGGGCTGCGGCTTGAGCGGCCGAGCTGGGGACCGCGCAAGATCGTGAGCAGGCTCGAGGCTCGGCAAGGGGACGTCGATTGGCCGTCGGCCTCGACGGCAGGCGAGATTCTTAAACGGGCGGGATTGGTCAGCAGTCGCCGGGTGCGGCGACGAGCGCCGCCGCGCATGGGGCAGCTGACGGTACCTCGGCATGCCAACCATGTATGGGCTCTCGATCACAAGGGCTGGATTCGACTGGGCGACGGCTCTCGGGTTGAACCCTTCACAGTGACCGACGGCTTCAGCCGCTATTTGATTAGTTTGGCGGCGACGGGCAGCACGCAATATGGCGAATGCCAACCACTGCTGGAGCGGGCGTTTCGCGAGTACGGCTTGCCGCAGATCATCCGCTCCGACAACGGCTCGCCATTCGCCTCGACCGGAACCACCGGCCTGACGGCGCTGTCGGTATGGTGGATCAAGCTTGGTATCCGTCATGAACGGATTGATCCTGGCCACCCGCAGCAGAACGGCCGGCACGAGCGCTTTCACCTCACGCTTCTGGAAGCCATGCGGCCACCGCCGCCAACCCGGGCGGCGCAGGCTCGTCGGTTCTCGGCATTTGCACGCGACTACAATGAAGAGCGGCCGCACGAAGCGCTTGGCCAGCGCCCGCCTGCCAGCTGCTATCAGCCTTCGCCCCGTGAGATGCCAAGGCGGCTTCCCAAGCCTGATTATCCATCCGAAGCCGCGGTTCGCCAGGTTCGCTCCAACGGCGAGATCAAATGGCGTGGCGACCTCATCCACATCTGCAGCGCTCTCGGCGGTGAAGCAGTCGCTGTCGAGGAAACCGAGGACGGAGCCTGGCAAGTGCGCTTCTTCGACGTGCCGATCGGCATCATCGACCAGCAAACACGCAAGCTGCGGCGCTGCGCTAGCGCAGCGCCGCAGCTGATCAAATCATGA
- the ccoN gene encoding cytochrome-c oxidase, cbb3-type subunit I yields MSQPSISKSMTPGESGLAIVFAVTAFLCVIASAKALDAPFAFHAALSAAASLVVVFGIINRYFDRPAELPPAELNGRPNYNMGPIKFTAVMAMFWGIAGFLVGLIIASQLAWPALNFDLPWTSFGRLRPLHTSAVIFAFGGNVLIGTSFYVVQKSCRVRLAGDLAPWFVVIGYNYFILVAGTGYLLGVTQSKEYAEPEWYADLWLTIVWVVYLLVFLATIIKRKEPHIFVANWFYLAFIVTIAVLHLGNNPALPVSVFGSKSYIAWGGIQDAMFQWWYGHNAVGFFLTAGFLAIMYYFIPKRAERPIYSYRLSIIHFWALIFLYIWAGPHHLHYTALPDWTQTLGMTFSIMLWMPSWGGMINGLMTLSGAWDKLRTDPVLRMLVVSVAFYGMSTFEGPMMSIKVVNSLSHYTDWTIGHVHSGALGWVGFVSFGALYCLVPWVWNRKGLYSLKLVNWHFWVATLGIVLYISAMWVSGILQGLMWRAYTSLGFLEYSFIESVEAMHPFYIIRAAGGGLFLIGALIMAYNLWMTVRVGEQEVQMPVALQPAE; encoded by the coding sequence ATGAGCCAGCCCTCCATCTCCAAATCCATGACGCCAGGTGAAAGCGGCCTGGCTATCGTGTTTGCAGTCACCGCCTTCCTCTGCGTGATCGCCTCGGCCAAGGCGCTCGATGCGCCCTTCGCCTTCCATGCGGCGCTGAGCGCGGCGGCGAGCCTGGTTGTGGTGTTCGGCATCATCAACCGTTACTTCGATCGGCCGGCGGAGCTGCCGCCGGCGGAGCTCAACGGGCGGCCCAACTACAATATGGGCCCGATCAAGTTCACCGCCGTCATGGCGATGTTCTGGGGCATTGCGGGCTTCCTCGTCGGTCTCATCATCGCCTCCCAGCTGGCCTGGCCGGCGCTGAACTTCGATCTGCCCTGGACCAGCTTCGGCCGCCTGCGGCCGCTGCACACCTCTGCGGTGATCTTCGCCTTCGGCGGCAATGTGCTGATCGGCACCTCGTTCTACGTGGTGCAGAAGTCCTGCCGCGTGCGGCTTGCCGGCGATCTCGCGCCCTGGTTCGTCGTGATCGGCTACAACTATTTCATCCTCGTCGCCGGCACCGGCTATCTGCTCGGCGTCACCCAGTCCAAGGAATATGCCGAGCCGGAATGGTATGCCGATCTCTGGCTCACCATCGTCTGGGTCGTGTACCTGCTCGTCTTCCTTGCCACCATCATCAAGCGCAAGGAGCCGCACATCTTCGTCGCGAACTGGTTCTATCTCGCCTTCATCGTGACGATCGCGGTCCTGCATCTCGGCAACAACCCGGCGCTGCCCGTCTCGGTATTCGGCTCGAAGTCCTACATCGCCTGGGGCGGCATCCAGGACGCCATGTTCCAGTGGTGGTACGGCCACAACGCGGTCGGCTTCTTCCTGACCGCCGGCTTCCTCGCCATCATGTACTACTTCATCCCGAAGCGCGCCGAGCGGCCGATCTATTCCTACCGGCTGTCGATCATCCATTTCTGGGCGCTGATCTTCCTCTACATCTGGGCAGGTCCACACCATCTGCACTACACGGCGCTGCCGGACTGGACTCAGACGCTCGGCATGACCTTCTCGATCATGCTGTGGATGCCCTCCTGGGGCGGCATGATCAACGGCCTGATGACGCTGTCGGGCGCCTGGGACAAGCTGCGCACCGATCCCGTGCTGCGCATGCTGGTCGTCTCCGTCGCCTTCTACGGCATGTCGACCTTCGAAGGCCCGATGATGTCGATCAAGGTGGTCAACTCGCTCAGCCACTATACCGACTGGACCATCGGCCACGTGCATTCCGGCGCGCTCGGCTGGGTCGGCTTCGTCTCCTTCGGCGCGCTGTACTGCCTGGTGCCGTGGGTCTGGAATCGAAAGGGGCTGTACAGCCTGAAGCTCGTCAACTGGCACTTCTGGGTCGCGACCCTCGGCATCGTCCTCTACATCTCGGCGATGTGGGTGTCCGGCATTCTCCAGGGCCTGATGTGGCGCGCGTACACCTCGCTCGGCTTCCTCGAATATTCCTTCATCGAGTCCGTCGAGGCGATGCATCCCTTCTACATCATCCGCGCCGCCGGCGGCGGCCTGTTCCTGATCGGCGCGCTGATCATGGCCTACAATCTCTGGATGACCGTCCGCGTCGGCGAGCAGGAAGTCCAGATGCCCGTCGCTCTTCAGCCGGCGGAATGA
- the ccoO gene encoding cytochrome-c oxidase, cbb3-type subunit II — protein sequence MSFWTRHQIFEKNSIVLIVGILLVIAIGGLVEITPLFYLKSTIEKVDGVRPYTPLELVGRNVYVREGCYLCHSQMVRPLRDEVERYGHFSLAAESMYDHPFQWGSKRTGPDLARVGAKYSDDWHVTHLTNPRAIVPQSVMPGYPFLSKTEIDPDAVAGDMRALKAVGVPYSDEQIANAAADLKAQADPDNAGSDAFSKRYAKAVVRNFDGKTGTPTEMDALVAYLQMLGTLVDFKLYNEKANLR from the coding sequence ATGTCGTTCTGGACACGCCACCAAATCTTCGAAAAGAACTCGATCGTCCTGATCGTCGGCATCCTGCTGGTGATCGCGATCGGCGGTCTCGTCGAGATCACCCCGCTGTTCTACCTCAAGAGCACGATCGAGAAGGTCGACGGGGTCAGGCCCTACACGCCGCTGGAGCTCGTGGGCCGCAACGTCTACGTCCGCGAGGGCTGCTATCTCTGCCACTCGCAGATGGTCCGCCCCCTGCGCGACGAGGTCGAACGCTACGGCCACTTCTCGCTCGCAGCCGAGAGCATGTACGATCACCCGTTCCAGTGGGGCTCCAAGCGCACCGGTCCCGATCTTGCCCGCGTCGGAGCGAAATATTCCGACGACTGGCACGTCACCCATTTGACCAACCCGCGTGCCATTGTGCCGCAATCGGTGATGCCCGGTTATCCTTTCCTCAGCAAGACCGAGATCGATCCGGATGCGGTCGCCGGCGACATGCGCGCGCTCAAGGCCGTCGGGGTCCCCTATAGCGACGAGCAGATCGCCAATGCCGCCGCCGACCTGAAGGCCCAGGCCGATCCGGACAATGCCGGCAGCGATGCCTTCAGCAAGCGCTACGCCAAGGCGGTGGTGCGCAACTTCGACGGCAAGACCGGTACGCCGACCGAGATGGACGCGCTGGTCGCGTATTTGCAGATGCTCGGCACGCTGGTCGACTTCAAGCTCTACAACGAGAAAGCCAATCTTCGCTGA
- a CDS encoding cbb3-type cytochrome oxidase subunit 3, translating into MKAILSVHNLASDLVTTIWTPVFVAIFLAIVAYAFWPRNKAVFDEAAHLPLREE; encoded by the coding sequence ATGAAAGCTATCCTGTCAGTCCACAATCTCGCGTCCGATCTCGTGACGACGATATGGACACCGGTGTTCGTCGCGATCTTTCTCGCGATCGTCGCCTACGCATTTTGGCCCCGTAACAAGGCTGTGTTCGACGAAGCAGCGCACCTGCCGTTGCGGGAGGAGTGA
- the ccoP gene encoding cytochrome-c oxidase, cbb3-type subunit III has translation MTDHSDIDAVTGKSTTGHEWDGIKELNTPLPRWWVISFYLTIIWSIGYWIVYPAWPLISSNTTGVFGYSSRADVAVELGNLEKIRGDKMMALGAASLADIEKDPALLALARAKGKTVFGDNCAPCHGSGGAGAKGYPNLNDDDWLWGGSLDQIMQTIQYGVRSGHAKTHEGQMLAFGKDGVLKGDEIVTVANYVRSLAGLPTRKGFDAAKGEKIFAENCVACHGDGGKGNRELGAPDLTDKIWLYGSDEASLIETISQGRAGVMPAWEGRLDPATIKAMAVYVHSLGGGK, from the coding sequence ATGACCGATCATAGCGACATCGATGCCGTCACCGGCAAATCTACGACCGGACATGAATGGGACGGCATCAAGGAGCTCAACACGCCGCTGCCGCGCTGGTGGGTGATCTCGTTTTACCTCACCATCATCTGGTCGATCGGCTACTGGATCGTCTATCCGGCTTGGCCGCTGATCTCCAGCAATACCACGGGCGTGTTCGGCTATTCCTCGCGTGCCGACGTCGCGGTCGAGCTCGGCAATCTCGAGAAGATCCGCGGCGACAAGATGATGGCGCTGGGCGCAGCCTCGCTCGCCGACATCGAGAAGGATCCGGCGCTGCTCGCGCTCGCCCGTGCCAAGGGCAAGACCGTGTTCGGCGACAATTGCGCGCCGTGTCACGGCTCCGGCGGCGCCGGCGCCAAGGGCTATCCGAACCTGAACGACGACGACTGGCTGTGGGGCGGCTCGCTCGACCAGATCATGCAGACGATCCAGTACGGCGTGCGTTCCGGCCACGCCAAGACGCATGAAGGCCAGATGCTCGCCTTCGGCAAGGACGGCGTGCTGAAGGGCGATGAGATCGTCACGGTCGCCAATTACGTGCGGTCGCTGGCAGGCCTTCCGACCCGCAAGGGCTTCGATGCGGCCAAGGGCGAGAAGATCTTCGCGGAGAATTGCGTCGCCTGCCACGGCGACGGCGGCAAGGGCAACCGGGAGCTGGGCGCGCCTGATCTGACCGACAAGATCTGGCTCTACGGCTCGGACGAGGCGAGCCTGATCGAAACCATCAGCCAGGGCCGCGCCGGCGTCATGCCGGCCTGGGAAGGGCGGCTCGATCCCGCCACCATCAAGGCAATGGCGGTCTATGTCCACTCGCTGGGCGGCGGCAAATAG
- the ccoG gene encoding cytochrome c oxidase accessory protein CcoG, translating into MNKTVNPKDLTSDDDYGPLYAARKKVYPQSVSGTFRRIKWGLMAFCLGVYYFLPFVRWNRGLGAPNQAVLIDLPNSRFYFFFIELWPQEVYYFTGLLIVAAVALFLMNSIGGRIWCGYLCPQTVWTDLFYAVERLIEGDRRERMKKDKSSDPMKLERISEIVLKHSIWLLIAWWTGGAWVLYFNDAPTLVKELVTFQAPMIAYVWIGILTATTYLLAGYMREQVCTYMCPWPRIQAALTDEWALNVTYRYDRGEKRTSVKKAAELRALGEQVGDCVDCYQCVAVCPTGIDIRNGPQMECIQCGLCIDACDNVMTKIGRPKRLIGYDNDINIQRRQEGKAPVYRIVRARTIVYSAIIAAIGGFMIYTLATRSLLDVNVLHDRNPVAVKLSDGSIRNAYTVRLLNKSGYDRVIAIDAHGPANATVHVIGVDSVTPDRPMIVIPRDSTSELRLLVTAPADSNQEKSIPVRFHVTDIGLGEVATATDNFVSP; encoded by the coding sequence ATGAACAAGACCGTGAACCCCAAAGACCTCACATCGGACGATGATTACGGGCCGCTCTACGCCGCCCGCAAGAAGGTCTATCCCCAGAGCGTCTCCGGCACGTTCCGCCGCATCAAATGGGGCCTGATGGCGTTCTGCCTCGGCGTCTACTATTTCCTGCCCTTCGTGCGCTGGAACCGCGGTCTCGGCGCTCCCAACCAGGCGGTGCTGATCGATCTCCCCAACAGCCGCTTCTACTTCTTCTTTATCGAGCTGTGGCCGCAGGAGGTCTATTACTTCACCGGCCTGTTGATCGTCGCCGCGGTGGCGCTGTTCCTGATGAACTCCATCGGCGGCCGCATCTGGTGCGGCTACCTCTGTCCGCAGACGGTCTGGACCGACCTGTTCTACGCGGTCGAACGCCTGATCGAGGGCGACCGGCGCGAGCGCATGAAGAAGGACAAATCGTCCGACCCGATGAAGCTCGAGCGCATCTCCGAGATCGTGCTCAAGCATTCGATCTGGCTGCTGATCGCCTGGTGGACCGGTGGCGCCTGGGTGCTCTACTTCAATGACGCCCCGACCCTGGTGAAGGAGCTCGTCACCTTCCAGGCGCCGATGATCGCCTATGTCTGGATCGGCATCCTCACCGCGACGACCTATCTGCTCGCCGGCTACATGCGCGAGCAGGTCTGCACCTATATGTGCCCGTGGCCGCGCATCCAGGCCGCGCTCACCGACGAATGGGCGCTCAACGTCACCTATCGCTACGACCGCGGCGAGAAGCGCACGTCGGTCAAGAAGGCGGCCGAGCTGCGCGCGCTCGGCGAGCAGGTCGGCGATTGCGTCGACTGCTACCAGTGCGTCGCGGTCTGTCCGACCGGCATCGACATCCGCAACGGACCGCAGATGGAATGCATCCAGTGCGGCCTCTGCATCGACGCCTGCGACAACGTGATGACCAAGATCGGCCGGCCGAAGCGGCTGATCGGCTACGACAACGACATCAACATCCAGCGCCGCCAGGAGGGCAAGGCGCCGGTCTACCGGATCGTCCGGGCCCGCACCATCGTCTACAGCGCGATCATCGCGGCCATCGGCGGCTTCATGATCTATACGCTGGCGACCCGCAGCCTGCTCGACGTCAATGTGCTGCACGACCGCAATCCGGTCGCGGTCAAGCTCAGCGACGGCTCGATCCGCAACGCCTACACGGTGCGCTTGCTGAACAAGAGCGGCTACGACCGCGTCATCGCCATCGACGCGCACGGTCCGGCCAACGCGACCGTCCACGTCATCGGCGTCGATTCGGTGACGCCTGATCGGCCGATGATCGTGATCCCGCGCGACTCCACCAGCGAGTTGCGGTTGCTGGTCACCGCGCCGGCGGACAGCAACCAGGAGAAGTCGATCCCGGTCCGCTTCCACGTCACCGATATCGGCCTTGGCGAAGTCGCCACCGCCACCGACAATTTCGTCTCGCCCTGA
- a CDS encoding FixH family protein, with protein sequence MASASKPLTGTKVFLMLVAFFGLVIGVNVTMMKLAIATLPGTDVDSPYAAGLVYDREISAAHDQALRKWKVHAHVERRSDGGAALQVEARDASGQPIAGLKFGGRLERPTDKRADLAVELTETGIGIYRGHAAAVAPGQWDLVIEGEARGARVFLSRNRVILN encoded by the coding sequence ATGGCATCCGCCTCCAAGCCGCTGACCGGAACAAAAGTCTTCCTGATGCTGGTCGCCTTCTTCGGCCTCGTGATCGGCGTCAACGTCACCATGATGAAGCTCGCGATCGCGACGCTGCCCGGCACCGACGTCGACAGCCCCTATGCCGCAGGTCTCGTCTATGACCGCGAGATCTCGGCGGCGCACGACCAGGCGCTGCGCAAATGGAAGGTCCACGCCCATGTCGAGCGCCGCAGCGACGGTGGCGCCGCGCTTCAGGTCGAAGCACGCGATGCCAGCGGCCAGCCGATCGCCGGGCTGAAGTTCGGCGGCCGCCTGGAGCGGCCTACCGACAAGCGCGCCGATCTCGCCGTCGAGCTCACCGAGACCGGCATCGGAATCTATCGCGGCCATGCCGCCGCCGTCGCGCCCGGCCAGTGGGACCTGGTGATCGAGGGCGAGGCGCGGGGGGCGCGCGTGTTCCTGTCGCGCAACCGCGTGATCCTGAACTGA
- a CDS encoding cation-translocating P-type ATPase produces the protein MQVTRDFSHYVRAAGEGLRHIDLAVEGVHCAGCMAKIERGLSAIPDVTLARVNLTDRRVALEWKAGTLDPSRFIDRLEELGYKAYPFETESAEVAEVAESRFLLRCLGVAAFATMNVMMLSIPVWSGNVSDMLPEQRDFFHWLSALIALPAAAYAGQPFFRSAWRALSNRTTNMDVPISIGVCLALGMSVVETIQHAEHAYFDAAIMLLTFLLVGRFLDQNMRRRTRAVAGNLAALKAETAAKFVGPDEIAQMPVAAIHPGDIVLLRPGERCAVDGTVIEGRSEIDQSLITGETLYVTAEQGTPVYAGSMNISGALRVRVSAASEATLLAEITRLLDNALQARSRYMRLADRASRLYAPVVHATALITILGWVIAGVGWHDAIVTGVAVLIITCPCALGLAIPTVQTVASGAMFKAGVLLNSGDAIERLAEADHVIFDKTGTLTLPDLDVMNAADIPAEIFELAGRLALSSHHPVAAAVAQAAGAKSPIVGAVEEAGQGVHATVDGAEIRLGRPSFCGAEALVTDVTRLDPEASIVAFSKGSERFILSVRQGLRPDAQAVIAALKARKIGIEILSGDREPAVKAAAHALGIPEWRAGVTPADKIARIEALKRRGAKVLMIGDGMNDAPSLAAAHVSMSPISAAHLSQATADLVFLGRPLAPVVAAIDAARQALHLMRQNLWLAIGYNVLAVPVAISGVVTPLIAAAAMSGSSILVMLNSLRARSASREIA, from the coding sequence ATGCAGGTCACGCGGGATTTTTCGCATTACGTCCGGGCCGCGGGCGAAGGTCTCAGGCACATCGATCTCGCGGTCGAAGGCGTGCACTGCGCCGGATGCATGGCCAAGATCGAGCGCGGGCTGTCCGCCATTCCCGATGTCACCCTGGCGCGCGTGAACCTGACCGACCGCCGCGTCGCGCTGGAGTGGAAGGCGGGCACGCTCGACCCTTCCCGTTTCATCGATCGGCTCGAAGAGCTCGGCTACAAGGCCTATCCGTTCGAGACCGAGAGCGCGGAAGTGGCGGAGGTCGCCGAGTCCCGCTTCCTGCTGCGCTGCCTCGGCGTCGCCGCGTTCGCCACCATGAACGTCATGATGCTGTCGATCCCGGTGTGGTCGGGCAACGTCTCGGACATGCTGCCCGAGCAGCGCGATTTCTTCCACTGGCTGTCGGCGCTGATCGCGTTGCCGGCAGCGGCCTATGCCGGCCAGCCATTCTTCCGCTCGGCCTGGCGGGCGCTGTCGAACAGGACCACCAACATGGACGTGCCGATCTCGATCGGCGTGTGCCTTGCGCTGGGCATGTCCGTGGTCGAGACCATCCAGCACGCCGAGCACGCCTATTTCGACGCGGCGATCATGCTGCTGACGTTCCTGCTGGTCGGGCGTTTCCTCGACCAGAACATGCGGCGGCGGACCCGCGCGGTCGCCGGCAATCTGGCTGCCCTCAAGGCCGAGACGGCGGCCAAGTTCGTCGGCCCCGACGAAATCGCGCAGATGCCGGTGGCGGCGATCCATCCCGGCGACATCGTGCTGCTGCGCCCCGGCGAACGCTGCGCGGTCGACGGCACCGTGATCGAGGGGCGTTCCGAGATCGACCAGAGCCTGATCACCGGCGAGACGCTCTATGTCACGGCCGAACAGGGTACGCCGGTCTATGCCGGCTCCATGAACATCTCCGGCGCGCTGCGGGTGCGGGTCTCGGCGGCCTCGGAGGCGACGCTGCTCGCCGAGATCACGCGACTGCTCGACAACGCGCTGCAGGCGCGTTCGCGCTACATGCGGCTCGCCGACCGCGCCTCGAGGCTCTATGCGCCGGTGGTGCATGCGACCGCGCTGATCACCATCTTGGGCTGGGTCATCGCGGGCGTCGGCTGGCACGATGCGATCGTAACAGGCGTCGCCGTCCTGATCATCACCTGTCCCTGCGCGCTTGGGCTGGCGATCCCGACGGTGCAGACGGTCGCCTCGGGCGCGATGTTCAAGGCGGGCGTGCTGCTCAATTCGGGCGATGCCATCGAGCGCCTTGCGGAAGCCGACCACGTCATTTTCGACAAGACAGGCACGCTGACGCTGCCCGACCTCGACGTGATGAATGCGGCCGATATTCCAGCCGAGATCTTCGAACTCGCCGGGCGCCTTGCGCTGTCGAGCCATCACCCCGTTGCCGCCGCGGTGGCACAGGCGGCCGGTGCCAAATCTCCCATCGTCGGTGCGGTCGAGGAGGCCGGGCAGGGCGTGCATGCAACCGTGGACGGGGCCGAGATCCGTCTCGGCCGGCCGTCGTTTTGCGGTGCGGAGGCGTTGGTCACCGACGTGACCCGCCTCGATCCAGAGGCCTCCATCGTGGCTTTCAGCAAGGGCAGCGAACGATTCATCCTGTCGGTGCGGCAGGGCCTGCGCCCGGATGCGCAAGCCGTGATCGCGGCGTTGAAGGCACGCAAGATCGGCATCGAGATCCTCTCCGGCGATCGCGAGCCCGCCGTGAAGGCGGCGGCCCATGCGCTCGGTATTCCTGAATGGCGCGCCGGCGTCACGCCGGCCGACAAGATCGCGCGGATCGAGGCGTTGAAGCGGCGCGGTGCAAAGGTGCTTATGATCGGCGATGGTATGAACGATGCGCCATCGCTGGCGGCCGCCCATGTCTCAATGTCGCCGATCTCGGCCGCGCATCTCAGCCAGGCAACGGCCGATCTGGTTTTCCTGGGACGACCGCTCGCTCCCGTCGTCGCCGCCATCGATGCCGCGCGCCAAGCGTTGCATCTGATGCGGCAGAACCTCTGGCTTGCGATCGGCTACAACGTCCTCGCCGTACCGGTTGCGATCAGCGGCGTCGTGACGCCCCTGATCGCTGCGGCCGCCATGAGCGGATCGTCAATCCTGGTGATGCTCAATTCGCTGCGCGCGCGCAGCGCCTCGCGGGAGATCGCGTGA
- the ccoS gene encoding cbb3-type cytochrome oxidase assembly protein CcoS, with protein MEILVILVPLALMLGGAGLVAFLWSLKSGQYDDLEGAAWRAIADDEPPQEAPAKR; from the coding sequence ATGGAGATTCTCGTCATCCTGGTCCCGCTGGCGCTGATGCTCGGCGGTGCCGGCCTCGTCGCCTTCCTTTGGTCGCTCAAGAGCGGCCAGTATGACGACCTTGAGGGCGCCGCCTGGCGCGCCATTGCCGACGACGAGCCGCCGCAGGAGGCGCCGGCCAAGCGCTAG